A genomic region of Sulfobacillus acidophilus DSM 10332 contains the following coding sequences:
- a CDS encoding 3-dehydroquinate dehydratase (PFAM: Dehydroquinase class II~TIGRFAM: 3-dehydroquinate dehydratase, type II~COGs: COG0757 3-dehydroquinate dehydratase II~HAMAP: Dehydroquinase, class II~InterPro IPR001874~KEGG: bsu:BSU24470 3-dehydroquinate dehydratase~PFAM: Dehydroquinase, class II~PRIAM: 3-dehydroquinate dehydratase~SPTR: 3-dehydroquinate dehydratase;~TIGRFAM: Dehydroquinase, class II), with protein MTDIGVMNGPNLGRLGRRQPEIYGHLGLADIERDLLGEFPEVTFHFFQSNHEGRLIDQLEAWADQGIRRVVLNPGALTHTSYALRDAIEGLELWVVEVHLSNIYRREGFRAHSVIAPVARGQISGLGALGYRLAVRYLLDEAGVEA; from the coding sequence GTGACTGATATCGGCGTCATGAACGGCCCCAATCTCGGGCGCTTAGGTCGTCGGCAGCCGGAGATCTATGGCCATCTCGGCTTAGCCGACATTGAACGCGACCTTTTAGGGGAATTTCCCGAGGTGACCTTTCACTTTTTTCAGTCCAATCATGAAGGCCGGTTGATTGATCAATTGGAAGCCTGGGCCGACCAGGGCATCCGGCGGGTGGTCCTCAACCCGGGTGCACTGACCCATACGTCGTATGCACTGCGGGATGCGATTGAAGGGTTGGAATTGTGGGTGGTAGAGGTCCATCTCAGTAATATCTATCGGCGGGAAGGCTTTCGGGCCCATTCGGTCATTGCCCCGGTGGCCCGCGGGCAAATTAGCGGATTGGGTGCTCTCGGCTATCGTTTAGCCGTCCGTTACCTGCTGGATGAAGCCGGGGTGGAGGCATGA
- a CDS encoding Glycine hydroxymethyltransferase (PFAM: Serine hydroxymethyltransferase~COGs: COG0112 Glycine/serine hydroxymethyltransferase~InterPro IPR001085~KEGG: tmr:Tmar_0757 serine hydroxymethyltransferase~PFAM: Serine hydroxymethyltransferase~PRIAM: Glycine hydroxymethyltransferase~SPTR: Serine hydroxymethyltransferase), protein MSLEHLKTVDPAVYQAIRQEEARQANHLELIASENWTSPAVREAVGSVMTDKYAEGYPGHRYYGGCENVDTVEDLARQRVLALFGGEHANVQPHAGAPANMAVYFTALKPGDTLMGLELSHGGHLTHGSPVNLSGQLYRPVAYQVDPVTERIDMDQVREKALAERPQIIVAGASAYPRSWDFAAFRQIADEVGALFMVDMAHFAGLVAAGLHPNPVPYADFVTSTTHKTLRGPRGGFIICRQSWAKAIDKTIFPGLQGGPLMHVIAGKAVAFYEAQQPSFQAYQKRVVANAQRLADRLMAKGLRLVSGGTDNHLLVIDVKSSAGITGKEAQERLALVGITVNKNTIPFDQEKPTVTSGIRIGTPQVTTRGLGLDEMDRLGDLIADVLTAPERPAGDRLREWAGVVQELAEAFPLPGLDSRD, encoded by the coding sequence ATGAGTTTAGAGCATTTAAAGACCGTCGATCCGGCCGTTTATCAGGCCATTCGACAAGAAGAAGCTCGGCAAGCCAACCATCTGGAGTTAATCGCGTCGGAAAACTGGACGTCCCCGGCCGTACGGGAAGCGGTCGGATCGGTCATGACCGATAAATATGCTGAAGGGTATCCGGGGCATCGTTATTACGGTGGTTGTGAAAATGTCGACACGGTGGAGGATTTAGCGCGGCAACGGGTTTTGGCGCTTTTTGGGGGCGAACATGCCAATGTGCAACCGCATGCCGGTGCCCCGGCCAATATGGCGGTATATTTCACCGCTCTAAAGCCGGGCGATACGTTGATGGGGTTGGAACTCAGCCACGGGGGGCATTTAACCCACGGGAGCCCCGTGAATTTATCCGGTCAGCTCTATCGGCCGGTCGCTTATCAAGTCGACCCGGTAACCGAGCGGATCGATATGGATCAGGTACGCGAAAAAGCGTTGGCGGAAAGACCGCAGATTATCGTGGCAGGTGCGTCCGCCTATCCCCGAAGCTGGGATTTTGCCGCGTTTCGCCAGATTGCCGACGAAGTCGGTGCCCTTTTCATGGTGGATATGGCGCATTTTGCCGGGTTGGTGGCGGCCGGTCTACATCCGAATCCCGTGCCGTATGCCGATTTTGTCACGTCGACGACGCATAAAACCCTCCGTGGGCCGCGAGGCGGGTTCATCATCTGCCGCCAATCCTGGGCGAAGGCCATCGATAAGACGATTTTTCCGGGCCTGCAAGGGGGTCCCTTAATGCATGTCATTGCCGGTAAGGCGGTTGCCTTTTATGAAGCGCAACAGCCCTCGTTTCAGGCCTATCAAAAACGGGTGGTGGCCAACGCCCAACGCTTGGCCGACCGCTTGATGGCCAAGGGGCTCCGGTTGGTGTCGGGCGGCACCGATAACCATCTTTTGGTCATCGATGTGAAGTCCAGTGCCGGCATTACCGGGAAAGAGGCGCAGGAGCGGTTAGCCTTAGTGGGGATTACGGTCAATAAAAACACGATTCCCTTTGATCAAGAAAAACCCACGGTAACGTCCGGGATTCGGATTGGGACGCCTCAGGTGACGACCCGCGGCCTCGGCCTTGACGAAATGGATCGGTTGGGCGATTTGATTGCCGACGTCTTGACGGCTCCGGAACGACCGGCGGGTGACCGGTTACGCGAGTGGGCCGGTGTGGTGCAAGAGTTGGCGGAGGCGTTTCCGTTGCCGGGGTTGGATTCCCGTGACTGA